A stretch of Pyrenophora tritici-repentis strain M4 chromosome 7, whole genome shotgun sequence DNA encodes these proteins:
- a CDS encoding glycogen synthase, whose protein sequence is MAETGARDVQNHCLFEVATEVANRVGGIYSVLKSKAQVTTAEYGAAYTLLGPWNRASAAVEVEPIEPKDPALVATIKSMDDRGIKTLYGRWLIDGAPRVLLFDTGTGYRWLDEWKGDLWSSTGIPSPPGDSETNEAIVFGYLIAWFLGEYVYHEKKRAVIVQFHEWLAGVAVPLCKKRRIDVTTIFTTHATLLGRYLCAGSVDFYNNLQYFDVDAEAGKRGIYHRYCIERAATHAADVFTTVSHITAYESEHLLKRKPDGVLPNGLNVKKFSATHEFQNLHQQAKVKINDFVRGHFYGHNDFDPENTLYFFTAGRYEYRNKGVDMFIESLARLNHKMKNENSNMTVVAFIILPAQTTSLSVDSLKGQAVIKALHDSVNNIAENVAKKLFERSLTWTEGSELPEDKDLITPADKILLRRRLFAMKRHNLPPIVTHNMVNDAEDPVLNQLRRCQLFNHPSDRVKVVFHPEFLNSANPVLPMDYDDFVRGTHLGVFSSYYEPWGYTPAECTVMGVPSITTNLSGFGCYMEELIENAQDYGIYIVDRRMKGVDDSVNQLVDYMFEFTKKSKRQRINQRNRTERLSDLLDWKRMGLEYVKARQLALRRAYPAAYEDDDEPDFFSSQDVKISRPLSEPGSPRDRSGMMTPGDFASLQEGREGLSTEDYIAWKLPEEEEADDFTFPLTLKTKSKPNSGANTPTLPAAVNGTD, encoded by the exons ATGGCCGAGACCGGAGCAAGAGACGTACAGAACCATTGCCTGTTCGAGGTAGCGACTGAGGTTGCAAACAGAG TCGGCGGTATCTACTCGGTCCTCAAGTCAAAGGCCCAAGTCACCACAGCAGAGTATGGCGCTGCATATACTCTTTTGGGCCCCTGGAACAGGGCTTCGGCTGCTGTCGAAGTAGAGCCCATTGAGCCAAAGGACCCAGCTTTGGTAGCTACCATCAAGTCCATGGACGACCGTGGCATCAAGACGCTGTACGGAAGATGGCTGATCGACGGTGCCCCACGCGTACTCCTCTTTGACACCGGTACCGGTTACCGATGGCTCGACGAGTGGAAGGGTGACCTTTGGTCATCTACTGGCATTCCGTCCCCACCTGGCGATTCCGAGACCAACGAGGCCATTGTGTTTGGTTACCTCATCGCGTGGTTTTTGGGCGAG TATGTCTACCACGAGAAGAAGCGAGCTGTCATTGTCCAGTTCCACGAGTGGCTCGCTGGTGTCGCAGTTCCTCTGTGCAAGAAGCGCCGTATCGATGTGACCACCATCTTCACCACGCACGCCACGCTGCTCGGCCGCTACCTCTGCGCCGGCTCTGTCGATTTCTACAACAACCTCCAATATTTCGATGTGGATGCTGAGGCAGGAAAGCGTGGTATCTACCACAGGTATTGCATCGAGCGGGCCGCTACGCACGCCGCAGATGTCTTTACCACCGTTTCTCACATCACTGCATACGAGAGCGAGCATCTCTTGAAGCGAAAGCCCGACGGCGTCCTGCCCAACGGTTTGAACGTCAAGAAGTTCTCAGCCACGCACGAGTTCCAAAACTTGCATCAGCAGGCCAAGGTCAAGATCAATGACTTTGTCCGTGGACATTTCTACGGACACAACGATTTCGACCCAGAAAACACCCTCTACTTCTTCACCGCTGGTCGCTACGAGTACAGGAATAAGGGTGTGGACATGTTCATTGAATCGTTAGCACGACTCAACCACAAGATGAAGAACGAGAACTCCAACATGACGGTTGTTGCCTTCATCATTCTGCCCGCGCAGACGACCTCTCTATCAGTCGACTCGCTCAAGGGCCAGGCTGTTATCAAGGCACTACACGACAGTGTTAACAACATCGCCGAGAACGTAGCCAAGAAGCTCTTCGAGCGATCCTTGACCTGGACAGAAGGCTCAGAACTGCCAGAGGACAAGGACTTGATCACTCCCGCTGACAAGATCCTGCTTCGCCGTCGGTTGTTTGCCATGAAGCGCCACAACCTCCCGCCCATTGTCACTCACAACATGGTCAATGATGCCGAAGACCCGGTGCTGAACCAGCTCCGTCGCTGCCAGCTTTTCAACCACCCGTCCGATCGTGTCAAGGTTGTGTTCCACCCTGAGTTCTTGAACTCGGCCAACCCCGTCTTGCCCATGGACTACGATGACTTTGTCCGCGGAACCCATCTTGGTGTCTTCTCATCGTACTACGAGCCCTGGGGTTACACTCCAGCTGAGTGCACTGTAATGGGTGTTCCCAGTATCACTACCAACCTTTCCGGCTTCGGTTGCTACATGGAGGAATTGATTGAGAATGCCCAGGACTACGGTATCTACATCGTGGACCGAAGGATGAAGGGTGTGGATGATTCCGTAAACCAGCTCGTCGACTACATGTTCGAATTCACCAAGAAGAGCAAGCGACAACGCATCAACCAGCGTAACCGAACTGAGCGCCTCAGCGATCTGCTCGACTGGAAGCGCATGGGCTTGGAGTACGTCAAGGCCCGACAATTGGCCCTCCGACGAGCATACCCTGCGGCATacgaagacgacgacgagcCCGACTTCTTCAGCTCGCAAGATGTCAAGATCTCGCGGCCACTGTCTGAGCCTGGGTCTCCCCGCGATCGCTCAGGCATGATGACGCCGGGTGACTTTGCTTCGCTGCAAGAAGGCCGCGAGGGACTGAGCACCGAGGACTACATTGCGTGGAAGCTCCC tgaagaagaagaggcTGATGACTTTACCTTCCCACTCACTCTGAAGACGAAGAGTAAGCCTAATTCAGGCGCCAACACTCCTACATTGCCCGCAGCGGTAAATGGCACTGACTAA
- a CDS encoding mitochondrial 54S ribosomal protein mL57: MASKRPLRSLVSTASSSLRPAQTSKTTFVRTSACAFSSTTPSRAPQYDTEVEERPRWQKIPQRMVAPFRLRPHAKGGEFKVNEDPKKLDEAYVRMLGHGGDRVLGDEVKWLAVTHKSFQHGKQGFNDRLAYLGRRIVELQTSQALMSAPQEYQWPRDEMGKPKPDEFGRKPYLHPALNGLQGLSDEAESLVLSKSRLAPIAERYGLDKVTRWKPKRADDLKGSGIETVLMTTLYAIVGAVALERGGEVANKLVQEKILTPLGFQFSPDL; encoded by the exons ATGGCTTCGAAACGGCCACTCCGATCTCTCGTCTCGACGGCGTCGTCATCACTCCGGCCCGCGCAAACGTCCAAAACGACCTTCGTGCGGACCTCCGCATGCGCCTTTTCAAGCACCACGCCCTCGCGAGCACCCCAATATGACACAGAAGTGGAGGAACGGCCACGGTGGCAAAAGATACCCCAGCGAATGGTAGCGCCGTTTAGGTTACGACCACATGCGAAAGGCGGCGAATTCAAAGTCAACGAGGACCCAAAAAAGCTAGATGAAGCGTACGTACGGATGCTGGGTCATGGGGGAGACAGGGTACTTGGCGACGAGGTCAAATGGCTAGCTGTGACGCATAAGAGCTTCCAGCACGGAAAGCAGGGGTTCAATGACCGATTGGCATATTTGG GACGGAGAATAGTCGAACTACAAACATCACAAGCTCTGATGAGCGCGCCGCAAGAATACCAATGGCCGAGAGACGAAATGGGCAAACCCAAGCCCGACGAATTCGGCCGCAAACCATATCTACACCCCGCTCTCAACGGCCTACAAGGCTTGAGCGACGAGGCGGAAAGTCTGGTACTGAGCAAGTCGCGGTTAGCACCAATAGCAGAACGATACGGGTTAGACAAGGTGACACGCTGGAAACCAAAGCGG GCCGATGACCTCAAAGGATCCGGTATAGAAACCGTCCTCATGACTACACTATACGCTATTGTCGGAGCGGTAGCCCTCGAGCGGGGCGGCGAAGTAGCCAACAAGCTCGTCCAGGAAAAGATCCTCACACCGTTAGGCTTCCAGTTCTCGCCCGATTTATGA
- a CDS encoding CYK3, protein involved in cytokinesis, contains TGc (transglutaminase-protease) domain protein, whose protein sequence is MAVGQALPARFPCWCKAVYSWGGETKRDLGFIEGDLIEVLNAGDGSWWMGRLKRDRRMVGLFPSNFVELLSEDYQPWARNGSGGSMSRQNNAQSQPTPAPQKQKSMFRKPFTAYAAAGAPNPAAAARERLKAGGMNSSGTVKTKTPFSSMKRSSVEINESPSPASTTREPSNLRAVSPRPASKRVPVGRPSSTAAPARHGSHIRSTSPAPPADYRYQARAVSPAPPPSRHGSYMRGTSPAPPAQYQYQPRAVSPAVPIQHQGYARAASPAPPQQTYEPYRAVSPAPPQAHYQQHSRAVSPAPSFQYRAYDRGPSPAPSFQEHSRAVSPAPSFQYRAYDRGPSPSPYQLQLEHSRSPSPLPYDNELDEPIDSPPPPPPPPHRVAYNPSRGPSPAPPSHNGYHTPEPPSPDPRARGGHFTPSPLTTAMNDVMSSLQDMTTSRDDESPSPSPEAASSASNPWSPEAFEQVYQESAKKVRAQSAMGQDDDDDEGPPDVNNYMQRMESRLRRMQQQEKARSNEMYMDKDEGPTVPLKPAFQRSGSSVGDSEAGMERKGSKLLQHRKSAYDVGRNALGRTFTSKTNSTTTTNTTYASNSTHRSLMSGHSATNMSATSAGSYYRKKFGKDRPKSVMNTKDTSSKGYGFDDGRPETPFTGVTYHSSHASQEQSNSNDQQEAAVSTPVADGPDPLGGLMRPKAKRSGFFRKMIDTAKTQAANARSTIDTISRPGSRAASRAAGRSLSRAASRMDNPEAAAVEGGLATQSAPPSRDTGLGTVDWVQVRRDVNRSNSLSKNERAERAERCQMMDLPVFNPIDILYESAEGDEGLDGLPITEPTDFAACSLAHVDKSARFINSIPLGTNPATLAQGYVCRPYRSDIQRLRAIFTWVSERISWEEDFEGEMDPRHVLQSKRGCSEEIAMVVAEMCASVGMHAEVIRGYLKTPGEPLDLESIARPNHFWNAVIVEGEWRVMDCSLAGPTNPKRVHYSTAGSSVAETWYFLARPMEICYSHVPLLPEQQHICPPQPHEVLMALPCATPTYFRHGLHMANFDTSLLNLDNLEMAHVYVDVPEDVECVAEVEARAYSQDMDGDFFESGELVRKPALAQAEWYGGQKRYTVKALLPGDGGQGVLKIYAGPRGLMHSNKMNPHSLAIGLPMSHSGTNPPYSFLTLHPTPHAQRHDLYVAQPQCANLALNNTFVFCVRQHPSSLTKSPEPSPALHGRASPNPFARPASAMSMQSISATGSNYTNPSQTSNGSSSSGSTKPAKLAIQTPSGKIIRLTRKNEHISSTSDADGTAWETVIKIGEKGTWRGLVLADRSARWCVFAQWECA, encoded by the exons ATGGCCGTGGGCCAGGCACTGCCAGCACGCTTCCCGTGCTGGTGTAAAGCTGTGTACTCTTGGGGTGGAGAG ACAAAGCGCGACCTTGGTTTCATAGAAGGCGACTTAATCGAAGTGCTAAACGCCGGTGATGGATCATGGTGGATGGGACGGTTGAAGCGCGACAGGCGCATGGTTGGCTTGTTTCCCTCCAACTTCGTCGAACTCCTCAGTGAGGATTACCAGCCATGGGCGCGCAATGGCAGTGGAGGGAGCATGTCGAGGCAGAACAATGCCCAGTCGCAGCCAACACCGGCACCGCAGAAGCAGAAGAGCATGTTCCGAAAGCCCTTCACAGCCTACGCTGCTGCAGGCGCACCCAACCCAGCCGCTGCGGCCCGCGAAAGGTTAAAAGCAGGCGGCATGAATTCGTCCGGCACTGTCAAGACGAAAACACCATTTTCGTCTATGAAGCGATCATCTGTTGAGATCAATGAGAGCCCATCACCTGCCTCCACGACTCGAGAACCATCGAACCTGCGCGCAGTCTCGCCCCGACCTGCTTCCAAGAGAGTACCTGTAGGACGACCATCCTCAACGGCAGCACCCGCGCGCCATGGCTCACATATCCGCTCAACCTCACCCGCACCACCCGCTGATTACCGATATCAAGCTCGAGCTGTCTCGCCAGCGCCTCCTCCTTCACGGCACGGCTCATATATGCGCGGAACCTCTCCAGCCCCTCCGGCGCAGTACCAATATCAGCCTCGCGCAGTTTCCCCTGCTGTACCCATACAGCATCAGGGTTATGCTAGAGCTGCTTCTCCTGCGCCTCCACAACAAACCTACGAGCCATACCGCGCAGTATCGCCTGCTCCACCTCAAGCTCACTATCAGCAGCATTCGCGAGCAGTTTCTCCTGCGCCATCGTTTCAATACCGAGCTTATGACCGGGGTCCCTCGCCAGCTCCATCGTTCCAAGAACATTCGCGCGCAGTCTCACCTGCCCCGTCATTCCAGTACCGCGCATACGATCGAGGCCCATCGCCATCCCCGTACCAGCTCCAACTCGAGCATAGCCGCAGCCCGTCGCCTCTACCATATGATAACGAACTCGATGAGCCTATTGACtcgcctccaccaccaccgcctcCACCCCATCGTGTCGCCTACAACCCGAGCAGAGGTCCGTCACCTGCTCCTCCTTCGCATAATGGTTACCATACACCCGAACCGCCTTCGCCCGATCCGAGAGCGCGTGGAGGCCATTTTACGCCATCACCCCTTACGACTGCAATGAACGATGTCATGTCATCCTTGCAAGATATGACTACCTCAAGAGATGATGAGTCGCCCTCACCCTCACCAGAAGCGGCCTCATCTGCGTCCAATCCATGGTCTCCGGAAGCATTCGAACAGGTTTACCAGGAATCGGCCAAGAAGGTCAGGGCGCAATCGGCCATGGGTcaggatgacgacgatgacgaagGTCCACCAGATGTTAATAACTACATGCAGCGCATGGAAAGTCGATTGAGACGGATGCAACAACAAGAAAAAGCCAGGAGCAATGAAATGTATATGGATAAAGATGAAGGACCAACGGTGCCATTGAAGCCTGCTTTCCAGAGATCAGGATCATCCGTTGGTGACTCTGAAGCAGGAATGGAGCGCAAAGGATCAAAGTTACTTCAACACCGGAAGTCTGCTTATGATGTTGGACGAAACGCACTTGGACGAACATTTACTAGCAAGACGAATTCTACGACGACCACGAATACGACTTATGCCAGCAACAGCACCCATCGTAGCTTGATGTCCGGACATTCTGCTACGAATATGAGCGCTACCAGCGCCGGAAGTTACTACCGGAAGAAATTCGGTAAGGACCGGCCCAAGAGCGTCATGAACACAAAAGATACATCCAGCAAAGGCTATGGCTTCGACGATGGACGGCCAGAGACGCCTTTTACCGGCGTGACTTATCACTCCAGCCACGCCTCCCAAGAACAATCTAATTCAAACGATCAACAAGAAGCAGCTGTCAGTACACCAGTAGCTGATGGTCCAGATCCTCTTGGTGGTTTGATGCGACCAAAAGCAAAGCGCAGCGGCTTCTTCAGGAAGATGATCGACACAGCGAAAACGCAAGCAGCCAACGCCCGTAGCACCATTGACACCATCAGCAGGCCTGGGTCTCGAGCAGCCAGTCGTGCGGCCGGTCGTTCGCTCAGTCGCGCTGCGAGTCGCATGGACAATCCGGAAGCAGCAGCCGTCGAGGGTGGCCTAGCAACGCAATCGGCACCCCCTTCAAGAGATACAGGCCTAGGCACAGTGGATTGGGTACAGGTTCGCCGAGACGTGAATCGGTCGAACTCACTTAGTAAGAACGAGCGCGCAGAAAGAGCAGAGCGATGCCAGATGATGGACCTGCCTGTCTTTAACCCTATCGATATACTATACGAGTCTGCTGAAGGTGACGAGGGCCTTGATGGACTTCCTATCACCGAACCCACGGATTTTGCAGCTTGCAGTCTCGCTCACGTTGATAAGAGCGCGCGGTTCATCAACAGCATTCCCCTCGGAACCAATCCTGCGACATTGGCTCAAGGCTATGTATGTCGACCCTACAGGAGCGATATCCAGCGACTACGTGCCATCTTTACATGGGTCAGTGAGAGAATCTCGTGGGAAGAGGATTTTGAGGGAGAAATGGACCCGCGGCATGTGCTCCAAAGTAAGCGCGGATGCTCTGAAGAGATTGCCATGGTGGTTGCAGAGATGTGTGCATCTGTTGGCATGCATGCTGAGGTCATTCGTGGTTATCTGAAAACTCCCGGCGAGCCCCTTGATTTGGAAAGCATTGCTCGACCAAACCACTTCTGGAACGCTGTTATCGTCGAGGGAGAGTGGCGCGTAATGGACTGCTCACTTGCTGGACCTACAAATCCAAAGCGGGTGCACTACTCCACTGCTGGCTCATCTGTCGCTGAGACATGGTACTTCCTCGCTCGCCCCATGGAGATCTGCTACTCTCACGTTCCACTTCTTCCTGAACAACAACATATCTGCCCACCACAGCCACATGAGGTGTTGATGGCTCTACCTTGCGCAACACCAACTTACTTCAGGCATGGTCTGCACATGGCCAACTTCGATACCAGCCTTCTGAACCTGGACAATCTGGAGATGGCACATGTCTACGTCGACGTACCAGAAGACGTAGAATGTGTCGCAGAAGTGGAAGCAAGGGCTTACTCCCAAGACATGGACGGTGATTTCTTCGAGAGTGGAGAATTGGTCCGGAAGCCAGCATTGGCACAAGCAGAATGGTACGGAGGTCAGAAGCGATACACTGTGAAAGCGCTTCTACCGGGTGATGGAGGCCAAGGTGTCCTGAAAATCTATGCAGGACCCCGAGGACTTATG CACTCGAACAAGATGAACCCCCACAGCCTGGCTATTGGCCTACCCATGTCGCATTCGGGTACCAATCCTCCATACTCATTTCTGACACTGCACCCAACGCCGCATGCTCAACGACACGACCTCTATGTCGCCCAGCCGCAGTGCGCTAACCTGGCCTTGAACAATACTTTTGTCTTCTGCGTCCGTCAACATCCATCATCACTCACAAAGTCTCCCGAACCCAGCCCCGCACTTCACGGTCGAGCATCGCCCAACCCATTCGCTAGACCTGCCTCTGCTATGAGCATGCAAAGTATCTCAGCAACAGGGTCCAATTATACAAACCCGTCGCAGACCTCCAACGGGTCATCAAGTAGCGGCAGTACCAAGCCCGCCAAACTAGCGATTCAAACGCCTTCTGGCAAGATTATCCGCTTGACAAGGAAAAACGAGCATATCAGCAGCACTAGTGACGCTGACGGCACAGCATGGGAGACGGTCATCAAGATTGGAGAGAAGGGAACTTGGCGAGGCCTCGTGCTGGCAGATCGGAGCGCAAGATGGTGTGTGTTTGCACAATGGGAGTGCGCTTAA
- a CDS encoding Exosortase-EpsH domain containing protein — protein MHLLSLSLTALLATQVSTSPTVDKRAISCLKVGATATASWTNAAGQTCRWSGVVGSNFGTNSVNRGEYSCNGRCGAGCSGTAIGNVYTQDCFSHDVCSWFNNASGGASDRNCGAAYNAAIDDTIGGAAAGCGQTNPSNAAVRPSTSPTCS, from the exons ATGCATCTCCTCAGCCTCTCCCTCACTGCTCTCTTAGCAACCCAAGTCTCTACATCTCCCACCGTGGACAAACGCGCAATATCTTGTCTCAAGGTCGGCGCCACGGCAACAGCATCATGGACCAACGCAGCCGGCCAGACCTGTCGCTGGAGCGGCGTTGTAGGCAGCAACTTTGGCACAAACAGCGTAAACCGTGGAGA GTACAGCTGTAACGGCCGCTGTGGAGCAGGCTGCTCAGGCACTGCAATCGGCAATGTATATACACAGGATTGCTTCTCGCATGATGTGTGTTCGTGGTTTAACAATGCTAGTGGTGGTGCGAG TGATCGGAACTGTGGTGCTGCGTATAATGCGGCAATTGATGATACAATTGGTGGTGCGGCGGCCGGCTGCGGTCAGACGAATCCGTCGAATGCTGCTGTGAGACCGAGTACGAGCCCAACGTGCTCGTAG
- a CDS encoding Fungal-trans-2 domain containing protein — MAEIGVENPHVLHLIFAFTALHLAHCRPNRKEEYIAISDRHYERALVLVTPEIAKLSPGNCDAVLVAVQMICFISWGRGPQPGEYLAFGRDKRSDWLMMFREIRMTLASIGCPQFVKTHAPATRARGRPLPTQEVLEGYEKHLEELREHVDFVSKDTSSHGDNILAVDILREMYDNRY, encoded by the coding sequence ATGGCTGAAATTGGGGTTGAGAACCCTCACGTCTTGCACTTGATATTTGCATTCACAGCATTACATCTGGCGCATTGCCGTCCGAACCGCAAAGAGGAATACATTGCAATATCAGATCGGCACTATGAGCGTGCTCTTGTTCTTGTGACACCAGAGATTGCAAAACTGAGCCCTGGAAATTGCGATGCAGTGCTGGTCGCGGTACAAATGATTTGCTTCATCAGCTGGGGCCGTGGACCGCAACCGGGAGAGTACCTCGCCTTCGGACGAGACAAAAGATCAGACTGGTTGATGATGTTCCGCGAGATCAGAATGACGCTCGCAAGCATAGGATGTCCGCAGTTTGTTAAGACGCATGCACCCGCAACACGCGCCAGAGGTCGCCCACTTCCGACCCAAGAAGTACTGGAGGGGTACGAAAAGCACCTCGAAGAGCTGCGAGAACATGTGGATTTTGTGTCCAAAGACACATCTAGTCATGGGGATAATATTCTCGCAGTCGATATCCTTCGCGAGATGTACGACAACCGGTATTAG